GCAGCGTTGGGAAATGGTTAGACGAACAAATGGGGTTATATCCAGAAACTTGTTATATTATTACATCTAGACCCTATAGTTATTTAAATTATCCGTTAAAAACAACGACTATTTGTTTAGAAATTCAACCATATAAATCTCAAGATATTAAACAATTTTTAGAGCAATTTTATTTAGAAAAAGAATTATTTAAACAAGCTCATTTAGAGGGAAATTTAATTAAACAACAAGCTCTAAAAAAAGCGATACTTGTTCATAAAGTTATCACTACCTATCCCCCTTTTGCTTTAATGGCGTCTAATCCTCTCTTATTAACTTTTATGGCTTTTTTTGCGGAAAACCCTAGCTTGATACTAAAAAAACGAGTAGAATTGTATAAAGAAATATGTAGATTGTTACTAATAAATAGACCTAAAGCTAAAGGAATTCCTAGTTTATATAACCTAGAAAGTAAACAAATACAGTTGATTTTACAAAAATTAGCTCTAGAGTTAATGTGTCAGCATAAAGTCCAATTTACTCTAGAAGAAGGAGCAACAATTATTAGTGAATCTTTTCTAGCTATAGTTGAAGCTAAAGAAGCTCCAATACAATTTTTACAATATCTGGAAAATGTCACAGGATTAATTCAAAAGGTCTCAGCTAAACTCTATCAATTTATTCATCTTAGTTTTCAAGAATATTTAACAGTAGCTGAGATTAAACTAACTAATCAAGAACAGATTTTAATCAATAATATTGACCAACCTTGGTGGAGTGAAGCAATTCGTCTCTATGCAGGAAGTAAAGATACTAGTAAAATTATTCTAGCAGCTTGGAATAAGAGAAATTTTGTCACCCTTAATCTAGCTTATGATTGTTGGGAAGAAGGAGAACAATACAATGTAGAGTTAAAAAAAAGAATCGAAAACTGGTTAGATGCAGCTTTAGAATCTAACGATCCTGATATTGCTCGTTTAGCAGCAAAGGTGTACTTATCAAGGCGATTAAAATATGTCGTGGCGTTTGATTAATAGTAATTGTGAAATTGATACTGACTTAATTACTTGTGCTGAATATCAATTGTTTTTAGAAGAAACACATAGTAATCGGCAACCCTTTCATTGGGAACATACCCATTTTCAACCAGGTATGGCTAAATTACCGATCGCAGGGATTAAACCTGAAGACGCGATCGCCTTTTGTACTTGGTTAAATGAGCAAAAATTCGATACATTTAAATATCGGTTACCGACTTTAACAGAAGCCAATCAAAGTATCATTACAGAATCTATAGGCTATTGGTGTAAAGAAGCAGAAAATTTTGTTATTGGTGGAATTAGTCAGCAACAATGGCAAATTTGGCAAGGGACTTATGCTCATTCTTTAGAGTTTAGTTGTCTTCAAGACTGCGTTGATGGGTTGATTTTTCTGTTAGAGTCCATCTCTAAATTAGATATTGATTTAATCCTTACTATCGATCGCTCTCAATTTTATTCCCAAAAATATAGTTTAACTAATAATCGGGTTCGCGCACGCAATCACTCTCTGAAAAGAATTAGGGAACAAATAAGACAATCAGCCAGAGATTTAGTACAAGAATTAAATAGAGTCCAAGCTTTTGGGGTAGAAATTCAACAACAACTGATTATCGAACAAAACCAGATTTTTCAACGTTTACGGGAATTAGCAGCGCAATTAGAACGTAATTTAAGCTTTGATTCAGATGTAGTATTAGACTTAGATGTAGTGCGAGATATCGATATTGGCTTAAAAGAAGAATTAACCACAGAGTTAGATTTAGCCCATTATTTAGCTACTTATCGTGAACGGTTATTACTGCAAACCCGTAATTTTGCTAGTTTATTAACAGGAGATTTAGTCTCGGAATTGACCAAGTCTCTCTTAAATAACCAAGATTTTCAACAATCCGTTAATAGTATAGCGAGTTTAGAGTTGAAACAGGTAACTCATTTAACTAGAGAGTTAGAACAAGCGATCGCTTTAACGAGATCACAACACCAACAACGTCAAAAACAGATTGAATTAGCTATGGACTGTTTAAAATGTTTTCTAGTGCAAAATAATCATACAGTAGCTCGTTATTGTTTGTTATTGATTAGCGCTTGTTGGTATTGGCTCTCTCAAATAGATTATACTAATAGTAACCTGTCTAACAAAAAGTCTAAAAAGTTACAACAAGAATATTATGAGCAACAAGAAAAGGTATTGAAGGTATATAGTGCTTTTTTACTTTTAGAACAACGAAAAACAGGAAAAATCCCCCCTTGGGAAGGTATAAGATTAGTGAGAGTCAAAATTTAGAGTTAAACCGATAAAAAGCGAGGTTAGCCATCTATTTTAACGAATGGTAGTCGAGCGATCAGGGTTTTAACCCGTTGTGTCCATAATCATGTTATTATTTATTTTGTGAGTAAGAACAAGGTTGGTCATGTTGATATTTTGCTAGTAATGGTGTAATCCCAGCCAGTAAGAGACGGAGATATATATATTCTTACGACTATGGAACAGGCGAGCAACACAGCAAAAAGTAGTGATTTCTAGCTTTAATTAAGTACAACCACTCTTGACAAGCCATGATAACCTCAAGTAAGTCCACAGTTTGGTAATTATTATTGTCAAATCGAGGGATGTAGGTGTCGGTTGAAGGGCACCAAGTTAGGTGAAAATCTCATAAGTTAACAAGGGAAGAGGTGGATTTATCCAGTCGGAACTTGACGACTAGAATCCATGATTTGAAAATCATGGTTACTTCAATAGAGTGGAATTTATCAGAAAACATTAGATGAAACTACGTTCGGTTATTCTAACTATAGTAGGAGCGATCGCTATTATCTTGA
The nucleotide sequence above comes from Gloeocapsa sp. DLM2.Bin57. Encoded proteins:
- a CDS encoding NACHT domain-containing protein is translated as MLWNSNAKFQESYYKTLIAAYRTHLVQGSTDLGRITLELDKVYILPHLVVKNPTEVSSALIQQQDTISSLSIWDFLAKIETEPTYRRILLLSAPGTGKTILLEYLTLTYAQGNQREEYEKAPKLIPVLLSLRQIRKLIINNLDITIAQIITTVIKRESSLKLDPSVEWFEQKLSSGKCLIMLDGLDEIVNASERRSVGKWLDEQMGLYPETCYIITSRPYSYLNYPLKTTTICLEIQPYKSQDIKQFLEQFYLEKELFKQAHLEGNLIKQQALKKAILVHKVITTYPPFALMASNPLLLTFMAFFAENPSLILKKRVELYKEICRLLLINRPKAKGIPSLYNLESKQIQLILQKLALELMCQHKVQFTLEEGATIISESFLAIVEAKEAPIQFLQYLENVTGLIQKVSAKLYQFIHLSFQEYLTVAEIKLTNQEQILINNIDQPWWSEAIRLYAGSKDTSKIILAAWNKRNFVTLNLAYDCWEEGEQYNVELKKRIENWLDAALESNDPDIARLAAKVYLSRRLKYVVAFD